Proteins encoded within one genomic window of Anopheles gambiae chromosome 3, idAnoGambNW_F1_1, whole genome shotgun sequence:
- the LOC3291076 gene encoding protein lin-54 homolog isoform X1 has protein sequence MNMEDLRDIEDESYADSQDMVEYTSEEQEDEQEEVEHGTMDVDLEDLVEETNHPEVSTDEEYENYEDDEKPSRTLLPDNSNTVQTFQHVVSLSGLQKVGNNSGIERSTSKVMMVPQSSTATTAPMKLLNAARPSLPSTAATTSYRLLNSDGTMIVNVSNKSGPTKKVISVSSPVANPPNQTNRVVLNTNARVMHIQPQNMSASTGAGLKTMTVGKTITMKTIAGGAIKMASQTTPLTSGTVVRVAKPAVAQPGALAGTSSVTKQNVTIGGTDVQKVILKPGVGNTATKKIIAPSSGLHAVTLPGGKGVQYVRLLNQRPTTSGGTVQKIVLKSPSKIHNSASSSVAATTGTAVSSTGISGTIQTGSPKIIMQNNRTFVVRNGAGNLAAMPTTSSLGKPSVLSTNRKIILNSDSNSGTARIVLSKEDSKHMDSKDNLQLVSQKPLAVSNGGAAPEKVVVKADVRKQDQYVIETVKANSNNSGSSSGSNIKGADTSKDSPRAPTTTVYGFPDEAYKKRPCNCTKSQCLKLYCDCFANGEYCYNCNCKDCFNTFDHDNERQKAIRSTLERNPNAFKPKIGSIGSTDDGTRLHTKGCNCKRSGCLKNYCECYEGKIACSSNCKCVGCRNTDQFTLDYDYYSSNDASRKSIDDGHRHVSLIVPDKIDSDTGVAHSSMNSVGLKRSSSILDADLSQLPPAKQPHNFMTMDVIEATVQCMVAQADECLKRGCSMRTSELMILEEYGRCLLEIKEFAFNTEN, from the exons ATG AATATGGAGGATTTAAGAGACATCGAGGACGAGTCCTATGCTGACTCGCAGGACATGGTGGAATATACATCAGAGGAACAGGAGGACGAGCAGGAAGAGGTGGAACATGGTACTATGGATGTTGATTTAGAAGATTTAGTAGAAGAAACTAATCACCCCGAAGTGTCCACTGATGAG GAATACGAAAATTACGAAGATGATGAAAAACCAAGCCGGACTCTATTGCCCGATAACAGCAATACAGTGCAAACATTTCAACATGTGGTATCGCTTTCGGGGCTTCAAAAAGTCGGCAACAACTCTGGGATAGAACGATCTACCTCCAAAGTAATGATGGTACCACAATCATCTACTGCAACGACTGCGCCAATGAAATTACTGAACGCTGCACGGCCCTCCCTACCTTCAACGGCGGCAACTACATCCTATCGGTTGTTGAATTCGGACGGTACGATGATCGTGAACGTGTCTAACAAATCAGGACCGACGAAGAAAGTAATCTCTGTCTCTAGTCCTGTGGCAAATCCGCCAAATCAAACTAACAGAGTGGTGCTGAATACAAATGCACGAGTGATGCATATTCAGCCTCAAAACATGTCCGCATCGACAGGAGCGGGATTGAAAACGATGACTGTTGGAAAAACAATCACAATGAAAACGATTGCTGGTGGTGCCATAAAAATGGCATCGCAAACAACGCCATTAACATCAGGAACAGTGGTACGTGTGGCAAAACCGGCTGTAGCTCAACCAGGTGCACTGGCAGGAACGTCGAGTGTAACGAAGCAAAATGTTACCATTGGAGGAACCGACGTACAGAAAGTTATTCTTAAGCCAGGTGTTGGAAATACGGCGACGAAAAAAATAATCGCTCCGTCAAGTGGATTACACGCGGTCACCTTACCCGGTGGCAAAGGGGTACAATATGTACGATTGTTAAATCAGAGACCAACGACTAGCGGTGGCACAGTACAGAAAATTGTATTGAAATCACCAAGCAAAATACACAACAGCGCTTCCAGCTCTGTCGCTGCTACCACAGGCACTGCAGTTTCCTCAACAGGAATCAGTGGCACCATTCAAACCGGTTCACCTAAAATTATAATGCAAAATAATAGAACGTTCGTTGTGCGGAATGGTGCTGGAAATTTAGCGGCGATGCCAACGACGTCAAGTCTCGGTAAACCATCAGTGCTATCAACAAACAGGAAAATTATCCTAAACTCCGACAGCAATAGTGGAACAGCACGCATTGTGCTATCGAAGGAAGATAGTAAACACATGGACAGCAAGGATAATCTTCAACTTGTCTCTCAGAAGCCACTAGCAGTGTCAAACGGTGGTGCTGCGCCTGAAAAGGTCGTTGTAAAAGCGGATGTGCGCAAACAAGATCAATATGTTATCGAAACTGTCAAAGCAAATTCGAATAATTCTGGGAGCTCGAGCGGTAGTAACATAAAGGGAGCAGATACTTCCAAGGATTCACCGAGGGCACCAACGACTACTGTGTATGGATTTCCCGACGAAGCATATAAAAAGCGTCCATGCAACTGCACAAAGTCGCAGTGCTTAAAACTTTATTGCGATTGTTTTGCCAATGGCGAGTATTGCTACAACTGTAACTGCAAAGATTGCTTCAACACGTTTGATCATGACAACGAGCGACAGAAAGCAATTCGTTCAACTCTGGAGCGCAATCCAAATGCCTTTAA GCCAAAGATTGGTTCAATCGGCTCGACAGACGATGGTACAAGGCTACACACAAAGGGGTGCAATTGTAAGCGGTCTGGATGCTTAAAAAATTACTGCGAGTGTTACGAGGGTAAAATTGCTTGCTCTAGCAATTGTAAATGTGTTG GATGCCGCAACACCGACCAATTTACTTTGGATTATGACTACTACTCCTCAAATGATGCATCGAGAAAATCAATTGATGATGGACACAGACATGTTTCTTTGATCGTACCTGACAAAATTGATTCTGATACAGGAGTAGCACATTCTAGCATGAACTCCGTTGGACTGAAACGGTCATCATCCATTCTGGATGCAGATTTGTCCCAATTACCGCCGGCTAAGCAACCTCACAATTTTATGACGATGGACGTGATAGAAGCTACTGTCCAGTGCATGGTAGCCCAAGCAGACGAATGCTTGAAACGTGGCTGCAGTATGCGTACCTCAGAACTAATGATTTTGGAAGAATATGGTCGCTGTTTATTAGAGATTAAGGAATTTGCTTTCAACACGGAAAACTAA
- the LOC3291076 gene encoding protein lin-54 homolog isoform X2: MEDLRDIEDESYADSQDMVEYTSEEQEDEQEEVEHGTMDVDLEDLVEETNHPEVSTDEEYENYEDDEKPSRTLLPDNSNTVQTFQHVVSLSGLQKVGNNSGIERSTSKVMMVPQSSTATTAPMKLLNAARPSLPSTAATTSYRLLNSDGTMIVNVSNKSGPTKKVISVSSPVANPPNQTNRVVLNTNARVMHIQPQNMSASTGAGLKTMTVGKTITMKTIAGGAIKMASQTTPLTSGTVVRVAKPAVAQPGALAGTSSVTKQNVTIGGTDVQKVILKPGVGNTATKKIIAPSSGLHAVTLPGGKGVQYVRLLNQRPTTSGGTVQKIVLKSPSKIHNSASSSVAATTGTAVSSTGISGTIQTGSPKIIMQNNRTFVVRNGAGNLAAMPTTSSLGKPSVLSTNRKIILNSDSNSGTARIVLSKEDSKHMDSKDNLQLVSQKPLAVSNGGAAPEKVVVKADVRKQDQYVIETVKANSNNSGSSSGSNIKGADTSKDSPRAPTTTVYGFPDEAYKKRPCNCTKSQCLKLYCDCFANGEYCYNCNCKDCFNTFDHDNERQKAIRSTLERNPNAFKPKIGSIGSTDDGTRLHTKGCNCKRSGCLKNYCECYEGKIACSSNCKCVGCRNTDQFTLDYDYYSSNDASRKSIDDGHRHVSLIVPDKIDSDTGVAHSSMNSVGLKRSSSILDADLSQLPPAKQPHNFMTMDVIEATVQCMVAQADECLKRGCSMRTSELMILEEYGRCLLEIKEFAFNTEN, from the exons ATGGAGGATTTAAGAGACATCGAGGACGAGTCCTATGCTGACTCGCAGGACATGGTGGAATATACATCAGAGGAACAGGAGGACGAGCAGGAAGAGGTGGAACATGGTACTATGGATGTTGATTTAGAAGATTTAGTAGAAGAAACTAATCACCCCGAAGTGTCCACTGATGAG GAATACGAAAATTACGAAGATGATGAAAAACCAAGCCGGACTCTATTGCCCGATAACAGCAATACAGTGCAAACATTTCAACATGTGGTATCGCTTTCGGGGCTTCAAAAAGTCGGCAACAACTCTGGGATAGAACGATCTACCTCCAAAGTAATGATGGTACCACAATCATCTACTGCAACGACTGCGCCAATGAAATTACTGAACGCTGCACGGCCCTCCCTACCTTCAACGGCGGCAACTACATCCTATCGGTTGTTGAATTCGGACGGTACGATGATCGTGAACGTGTCTAACAAATCAGGACCGACGAAGAAAGTAATCTCTGTCTCTAGTCCTGTGGCAAATCCGCCAAATCAAACTAACAGAGTGGTGCTGAATACAAATGCACGAGTGATGCATATTCAGCCTCAAAACATGTCCGCATCGACAGGAGCGGGATTGAAAACGATGACTGTTGGAAAAACAATCACAATGAAAACGATTGCTGGTGGTGCCATAAAAATGGCATCGCAAACAACGCCATTAACATCAGGAACAGTGGTACGTGTGGCAAAACCGGCTGTAGCTCAACCAGGTGCACTGGCAGGAACGTCGAGTGTAACGAAGCAAAATGTTACCATTGGAGGAACCGACGTACAGAAAGTTATTCTTAAGCCAGGTGTTGGAAATACGGCGACGAAAAAAATAATCGCTCCGTCAAGTGGATTACACGCGGTCACCTTACCCGGTGGCAAAGGGGTACAATATGTACGATTGTTAAATCAGAGACCAACGACTAGCGGTGGCACAGTACAGAAAATTGTATTGAAATCACCAAGCAAAATACACAACAGCGCTTCCAGCTCTGTCGCTGCTACCACAGGCACTGCAGTTTCCTCAACAGGAATCAGTGGCACCATTCAAACCGGTTCACCTAAAATTATAATGCAAAATAATAGAACGTTCGTTGTGCGGAATGGTGCTGGAAATTTAGCGGCGATGCCAACGACGTCAAGTCTCGGTAAACCATCAGTGCTATCAACAAACAGGAAAATTATCCTAAACTCCGACAGCAATAGTGGAACAGCACGCATTGTGCTATCGAAGGAAGATAGTAAACACATGGACAGCAAGGATAATCTTCAACTTGTCTCTCAGAAGCCACTAGCAGTGTCAAACGGTGGTGCTGCGCCTGAAAAGGTCGTTGTAAAAGCGGATGTGCGCAAACAAGATCAATATGTTATCGAAACTGTCAAAGCAAATTCGAATAATTCTGGGAGCTCGAGCGGTAGTAACATAAAGGGAGCAGATACTTCCAAGGATTCACCGAGGGCACCAACGACTACTGTGTATGGATTTCCCGACGAAGCATATAAAAAGCGTCCATGCAACTGCACAAAGTCGCAGTGCTTAAAACTTTATTGCGATTGTTTTGCCAATGGCGAGTATTGCTACAACTGTAACTGCAAAGATTGCTTCAACACGTTTGATCATGACAACGAGCGACAGAAAGCAATTCGTTCAACTCTGGAGCGCAATCCAAATGCCTTTAA GCCAAAGATTGGTTCAATCGGCTCGACAGACGATGGTACAAGGCTACACACAAAGGGGTGCAATTGTAAGCGGTCTGGATGCTTAAAAAATTACTGCGAGTGTTACGAGGGTAAAATTGCTTGCTCTAGCAATTGTAAATGTGTTG GATGCCGCAACACCGACCAATTTACTTTGGATTATGACTACTACTCCTCAAATGATGCATCGAGAAAATCAATTGATGATGGACACAGACATGTTTCTTTGATCGTACCTGACAAAATTGATTCTGATACAGGAGTAGCACATTCTAGCATGAACTCCGTTGGACTGAAACGGTCATCATCCATTCTGGATGCAGATTTGTCCCAATTACCGCCGGCTAAGCAACCTCACAATTTTATGACGATGGACGTGATAGAAGCTACTGTCCAGTGCATGGTAGCCCAAGCAGACGAATGCTTGAAACGTGGCTGCAGTATGCGTACCTCAGAACTAATGATTTTGGAAGAATATGGTCGCTGTTTATTAGAGATTAAGGAATTTGCTTTCAACACGGAAAACTAA
- the LOC1272663 gene encoding SET domain-containing protein SmydA-8, with translation MEANCGYCGVPAKLKCAGCQQVYYCNPDHQKKHWKAKHKHECVKPYELTKSDEIGRHFVATKTIEKDTILFSENPLVIGPKWNLADYEQRSTVVPCVGCFTDCPLGQFYCEFCRWPACKPDCPGLGNSNLHGLECGVLRFGRPPKPGDDPEMFFDYYRYDALLVLKCLALQIRNADLFDQLINLESHYNARKNSRYYADTDERVVSYLFRNFLDPLQKLERKEGKVVLKMCDRKTLHMIGGILEVNAMIIPLSNGREICGLYPMGCLLEHNCMPNSFYTFDCSKGMKLTFKAGRDIQKGEHITTTYTHSLWGTQLRREHLKTNKYFACKCSRCSDPTEFGTFLSALRCMGIENEPCGGFQLPINPLAEDSDWKCNRCPVQITHDQVNFLMSKIGEEVDDVMSRKSSVKEFENLIHKLQNFLHPNHFHLQTLKHSLIQMYGRFPGHRLSELSDEILRTKLKMCHEMLTIIEVLDPESFRLSLYASVILLEQHAALIELHKRQNSLTASNVKDALSEALQSLVRAKNILRNEMGTLQGKKLMEQIESALENVKAQPGTK, from the exons ATGGAAGCTAATTGTGGATATTGTGGTGTTCCAGCGAAGTTAAAATGTGCTGGTTGCCAACAAGTGTATTATTGTAATCCTGATCATCAAAAGAAACATTGGAAAGCTAAACATAAGCATGAATGCGTAAAACCATATGAG TTGACTAAGAGTGATGAAATCGGACGACACTTTGTGGCGACCAAGACAATTGAAAAGGATACCATACTCTTTTCCGAGAATCCGCTAGTTATAGGCCCGAAATGGAATTTGGCTGACTACGAACAACGATCGACGGTAGTACCATGCGTTGGATGTTTTACGGACTGTCCGCTGGGCCAGTTCTACTGTGAATTTTGCCGCTGGCCAGCCTGCAAACCAGACTGTCCCGGATTAGGAAACTCCAACTTGCATGGGCTCGAGTGCGGTGTGTTACGTTTTGGTCGACCTCCAAAACCTGGGGATGATCCGGAAATGTTCTTCGATTATTATAGGTATGATGCATTATTGGTGCTGAAATGTTTGGCCCTACAAATTCGTAATGCAGACTTATTCGACCAGCTAATCAACCTTGAGAGTCATTACAATGCGCGTAAAAATTCCCGCTATTACGCGGATACTGACGAGCGTGTCGTTTCGTATCTGTTTCGAAATTTTCTCGATCCCCTGCAAAAGCTGGAGCGTAAAGAGGGCAAAGTTGTTCTCAAAATGTGCGATCGCAAAACGCTCCACATGATTGGAGGCATACTAGAAGTTAATGCCATGATTATTCCACTGTCAAATGGAAGAGAAATTTGTGGCCTATACCCGATGGGTTGCCTGCTCGAGCACAATTGTATGCCAAACTCCTTTTACACGTTTGATTGCTCTAAAGGAATGAAACTAACCTTCAAAGCTGGTAGGGACAtacaaaaag GTGAACATATAACCACTACCTATACCCATTCGCTATGGGGAACGCAGCTTCGCAGAGAGCATCTGAAAACGAACAAATACTTTGCTTGCAAATGCAGCCGGTGCTCTGATCCGACTGAATTTGGCACTTTCTTGAGTGCCTTGCGGTGCATGGGTATAGAGAATGAGCCATGCGGAGGCTTTCAACTGCCAATTAATCCACTTGCTGAGGACAGCGACTGGAAGTGCAACAGATGTCCGGTACAGATTACACACGATCAAGTTAACTTCCTGATGTCCAAGATAGGCGAGGAGGTAGATGACGTGATGAGTCGTAAGTCTTCTGTAAAAGAGTTTGAGAATCTAATCCATAAATTGCAAAACTTCCTGCATCCAAATCACTTTCATCTACAAACACTGAAACATTCATTGATCCAAATGTATGGACGCTTTCCCGGGCATCGTTTGAGCGAGCTTTCCGATGAGATACTACgcacaaaattaaaaatgtgtcaTGAAATGTTAACAATAATCGAAGTGCTCGATCCAGAATCTTTCCGATTAAGTCTATACGCCAGTGTGATTTTACTAGAACAACATGCAGCCCTCATTGAGCTACACAAGCGCCAAAATTCTCTCACTGCGTCTAATGTGAAGGATGCGCTCAGTGAAGCTTTGCAGAGTCTGGTACGTGCTAAAAATATTTTGCGGAACGAAATGGGAACATTGCAAGGTAAAAAATTAATGGAACAAATAGAGAGCGCTTTAGAAAATGTAAAGGCGCAACCTGGCACTAAATAA